The Cloacibacillus sp. genome contains a region encoding:
- a CDS encoding MogA/MoaB family molybdenum cofactor biosynthesis protein yields MRILRLWAPSLIGDHTLCYIHTNREGRTCINEVEIPVKFARAGESLDGEEYAGAMTVVLPPEAELCDGGFLAVGERGDTLLHWQGESASFKVCTAGFLGVSERAQIWSPIRTAVLTVSDKGSRGERIDTAGPELERLAFAQGCVTEDRKIVPDDPDEICGAVREWAERGISLILTTGGTGLSPRDNTPEALLSIADKVVPGFGEMMRIETLKYTPRSFLTRSVAVIKERSLIIAFPGSKRGAGQCFEAVTGGLRHAVETLTGSAAECGNHGEGAR; encoded by the coding sequence ATGAGAATACTGAGATTATGGGCGCCGTCGCTGATCGGCGACCACACACTCTGCTACATTCATACCAACCGCGAGGGCAGGACCTGTATAAACGAGGTTGAGATCCCAGTTAAGTTCGCGCGCGCGGGCGAGAGTCTCGACGGCGAAGAATACGCCGGCGCGATGACCGTCGTTCTGCCGCCGGAGGCGGAGCTCTGCGACGGCGGCTTCCTCGCCGTGGGGGAGAGGGGCGACACCCTGCTGCACTGGCAGGGTGAAAGCGCCTCCTTCAAGGTATGTACCGCGGGATTTCTCGGCGTCTCTGAAAGGGCGCAGATCTGGTCCCCGATAAGGACGGCGGTGCTCACCGTCAGCGACAAGGGCAGCCGCGGCGAGCGTATCGATACCGCGGGGCCGGAGCTTGAGCGCCTCGCCTTCGCGCAGGGCTGCGTCACCGAAGATAGAAAGATCGTCCCCGACGACCCGGATGAGATCTGCGGCGCCGTCCGCGAATGGGCGGAGAGGGGGATCAGCCTCATCCTCACCACCGGCGGCACCGGCCTCTCGCCGCGCGACAACACGCCGGAGGCGCTGCTGTCAATCGCCGACAAGGTCGTTCCCGGCTTTGGCGAGATGATGCGCATCGAGACCCTGAAATATACGCCGCGCTCATTCCTCACGCGCTCCGTAGCGGTCATAAAAGAGCGTTCGCTTATTATCGCCTTCCCCGGCAGCAAACGCGGAGCGGGGCAGTGCTTTGAGGCGGTCACTGGCGGCCTGCGTCACGCGGTGGAGACTTTGACCGGCAGCGCCGCGGAGTGTGGGAACCACGGAGAGGGCGCCCGCTAA
- the moaC gene encoding cyclic pyranopterin monophosphate synthase MoaC: MGEYTHFDAEGRPRLVDVSDKAVTKRTAWAEGWLFLPDEIYRTVSQGAVKKGDPFSIAELGGIMGAKRTPDLIPLCHTIRLDNIKVKCDLDHEKKALRITCEATASEVTGVEMEALTGISVAALTFYDMCKGIDKGMVIKDIRLLRKTGGKSGEWNAAGNFVSECASEGGEAK; the protein is encoded by the coding sequence ATGGGAGAATACACGCATTTCGACGCCGAGGGCCGTCCGAGACTCGTCGACGTCAGCGACAAAGCGGTCACCAAACGCACCGCCTGGGCCGAGGGCTGGCTCTTTCTGCCCGATGAGATATACCGGACCGTCTCGCAGGGCGCGGTGAAAAAGGGAGATCCCTTCTCGATCGCGGAGCTTGGCGGCATCATGGGGGCCAAAAGGACTCCCGACCTCATCCCGCTCTGCCATACCATCAGGCTTGACAACATCAAGGTCAAATGCGACCTGGACCATGAAAAAAAGGCCCTGAGGATCACCTGCGAGGCGACCGCCTCCGAGGTGACGGGCGTGGAGATGGAGGCGCTCACCGGCATCTCAGTCGCGGCGCTTACCTTCTACGACATGTGCAAGGGGATAGACAAGGGCATGGTGATAAAGGACATCCGCCTGCTGAGAAAGACCGGCGGCAAGAGCGGGGAATGGAACGCCGCCGGGAATTTTGTCTCGGAGTGCGCTTCCGAGGGAGGAGAGGCTAAATGA
- the moaA gene encoding GTP 3',8-cyclase MoaA — protein MAELTELRDGYGRRLNYVRISVTDRCNYRCAYCMPPEGVKCLSHEDILRYEDIKFLCRVFVELGVGKFRFTGGEPLVRKGLVPFLKELHSELPGIKTALTTNASLLGEYSAQLAEAGIHSLNISLDTLDPEKFARITRIGRIEGVFEGIRAAKSAGIGNIKLNAVLIRDFNDREIADMLAFSRREGLLLRLIEFMPLQERVWDKDSFIGGEEILRMLPGGDAWKKSTAGGSDDGPAQYYFNEKTSDTIGIITAVSNHFCKTCNRLRVSAEGNLRTCLFNPHETALKELIRSRETAALREAILRGVHEKPRCWNDINTGNLQMSGIGG, from the coding sequence ATGGCCGAACTGACGGAGCTCAGGGACGGCTACGGGCGGCGGCTGAACTACGTCCGCATCTCGGTGACGGACAGGTGCAACTACCGCTGCGCCTACTGCATGCCGCCGGAGGGCGTCAAATGCCTGAGCCATGAGGATATCCTGCGCTATGAGGATATCAAATTCCTCTGCCGCGTATTTGTGGAGCTGGGGGTGGGGAAGTTCCGCTTCACGGGCGGCGAGCCGCTTGTGCGCAAGGGGCTTGTGCCCTTCCTCAAGGAGCTTCACTCGGAGCTGCCGGGGATAAAGACCGCGCTCACGACGAACGCCTCGCTGCTCGGCGAATATTCGGCGCAGCTTGCGGAGGCGGGGATACATTCGCTCAACATCAGCCTCGACACCCTTGACCCGGAGAAATTCGCGCGTATCACGAGGATAGGCAGGATAGAGGGCGTATTTGAGGGCATACGCGCGGCGAAGTCCGCCGGCATCGGGAACATCAAGCTCAACGCCGTTCTCATCAGGGACTTCAACGACCGGGAGATCGCGGATATGCTCGCCTTTTCGCGGCGCGAGGGGCTGCTGCTGCGGCTTATCGAGTTTATGCCGCTTCAGGAGAGAGTCTGGGACAAGGACTCATTTATCGGCGGGGAGGAGATACTCAGGATGCTGCCCGGAGGCGACGCCTGGAAAAAGTCGACGGCCGGCGGCAGCGACGACGGCCCCGCGCAGTATTATTTCAACGAAAAGACTAGCGACACCATCGGGATCATCACCGCGGTCTCGAACCATTTCTGTAAGACCTGCAACAGACTGCGAGTCTCCGCCGAGGGAAACCTGAGAACATGCCTTTTTAACCCTCACGAAACTGCCCTAAAAGAGCTGATTCGGAGTAGGGAGACAGCCGCGCTGCGGGAGGCCATCCTGCGCGGCGTTCACGAAAAGCCACGCTGCTGGAACGACATAAACACCGGCAATCTTCAGATGTCGGGAATTGGAGGATAA
- a CDS encoding substrate-binding domain-containing protein — translation MKGYSKICTTNMEAANRVYTGLADATLGIKSAADALGLDFILITEEPYELVIPEEYLEHPGIMALRASLEDAEWRRKVEEMGGYRWPN, via the coding sequence ATCAAGGGCTACTCGAAGATATGCACGACCAACATGGAGGCGGCGAACCGCGTCTACACGGGGCTGGCGGACGCCACGCTAGGCATCAAGTCCGCGGCGGACGCCCTCGGCCTCGACTTCATCCTGATCACCGAAGAACCCTATGAACTCGTCATCCCGGAAGAATATCTGGAACATCCGGGCATCATGGCCCTCCGCGCAAGCCTCGAAGACGCGGAGTGGCGTCGAAAGGTCGAAGAAATGGGTGGATACAGATGGCCGAACTGA